One stretch of Arthrobacter polaris DNA includes these proteins:
- a CDS encoding nuclear transport factor 2 family protein, translating into MTEQSNISNLVNLYYKTVDSNPTGVYKLFSEDSHYSRPGYERMEGIRQIRHFYDKSRIIISGMHEIEDVIIXGNYAAVFGVFNGIIIGEKKVTIKFADKFIXSDSLISSRTTYFFSPAV; encoded by the coding sequence ATGACGGAACAATCTAATATTTCTAATTTAGTAAATTTATACTACAAGACTGTTGATTCTAACCCAACGGGTGTATATAAGCTATTTTCCGAGGACTCTCACTATAGTCGCCCTGGTTACGAGCGGATGGAAGGTATTCGCCAAATTCGGCACTTTTATGATAAATCAAGAATAATTATCTCCGGCATGCATGAAATTGAAGATGTTATTATANAGGGCAATTACGCCGCAGTATTCGGGGTTTTCAACGGTATTATTATTGGCGAAAAGAAGGTAACCATTAAGTTTGCCGACAAGTTCATTNTTAGTGATTCATTAATCTCTAGCAGAACAACGTATTTCTTCTCGCCCGCTGTTTGA
- a CDS encoding ATP-binding protein, with amino-acid sequence MLDDHLTEDDMGLFTGLRMTAFGQAVIDIANDPACDTWTFSKKIRHALELETTARSQRRILKLLKESKTPNLAACVEEIHYRPDRTLNRNVIERLASCRWIENATNLVILGKSSVGKSYLAQAMVNAACRRGYTARYYRLDDLANTLAVYHRSDPERLAFLRTLHDCDTLFLDXLLTTTITRETASELLNILAARENRGSTVVSSQFDPEDWYKSLHEAVIAESILNRIVSTSELIQLDGPNMRQHTHKQREGGATQX; translated from the coding sequence ATGCTTGATGACCACCTGACTGAAGATGACATGGGCTTGTTCACCGGGTTGAGGATGACCGCGTTCGGGCAGGCCGTGATCGATATCGCCAACGATCCTGCCTGTGACACATGGACGTTTTCCAAGAAGATCCGGCACGCGCTGGAATTGGAAACCACGGCCCGGTCGCAGCGGCGGATCTTGAAGCTGCTCAAGGAATCGAAGACACCGAACTTGGCTGCTTGTGTTGAGGAAATCCACTATCGTCCCGATCGGACGCTGAACCGCAACGTCATCGAACGGCTCGCTTCCTGCCGGTGGATCGAGAATGCCACGAACCTAGTCATTCTCGGCAAATCCAGTGTTGGCAAGTCATATCTGGCCCAAGCCATGGTCAACGCAGCCTGCCGGCGCGGCTACACCGCACGGTATTACCGGCTCGATGACCTAGCGAACACACTGGCCGTTTACCACCGCTCCGACCCGGAACGGCTGGCGTTCCTTCGTACCCTGCACGACTGCGACACGTTATTTTTAGATGANCTTTTGACCACGACGATCACCCGNGAAACGGCCAGCGAACTGCTGAATATCCTCGCTGCTAGGGAAAACCGCGGATCCACCGTCGTCAGCTCCCAGTTCGACCCCGAGGACTGGTACAAATCACTGCACGAAGCCGTCATCGCAGAGTCCATCCTCAACCGCATCGTCTCCACCAGCGAGCTGATCCAGCTTGACGGACCAAACATGCGCCAACACACCCACAAGCAACGTGAAGGCGGTGCCACCCAAAANTAG
- the istA gene encoding IS21 family transposase, whose translation MADYRHIMSLLVRGYSYRDVQALXGCSHRTIAKARQILEAEAFTTEDQVKALTAEDVDRLFTDGRKAASGEFVPIDIEAVVAARIGRKKPPLKVLWARYLENPVSGTARFYGYDRFCEIVAEHVRVNDLTSPITHAPGRTMQVDWAGTRMQLTDPITRDTASLDXFVASLPYSGMIFAHGFLDEKMAAWCDAHRRAFEYFDGVCQVIVPDNASTASNQISRYXKARDVNQSYAAFLEHYQCAAAPTRAAAPKEKGNVEAGVKVVTNWVIHYLADRRFTDLDELNEAVAEQVEVINDRTPFRGEARSRRAWFQEMEHAELMELPAQRWQQVQWRKAKVSXDWHVQVDTAKYSVPNQHAGQVLDVRIVGEHVTILAGGDIVATHQRATRRNSFVTDDSHAPAGYEDTSLLWTRAYFLRQAAKVGPYTEQALRQLLDRLKIEAQGYRSCMNILGLGKGNNRSLLEAACRTLCTQEPVRLVSYTALKHQISVERAAHTGRPLVQDPPAHGPGAPPAPALGSRETRGAHLGGISQFSLEALTRTTGAADGKEAGHA comes from the coding sequence CTGATTATCGACACATCATGTCCCTGCTGGTGCGGGGCTACTCTTATCGGGACGTCCAAGCGTTGGANGGGTGTTCGCATCGCACGATTGCGAAGGCTCGCCAGATCCTTGAAGCCGAGGCGTTCACGACCGAGGATCAGGTCAAGGCGTTGACGGCGGAGGACGTGGACCGTTTGTTCACGGACGGGAGGAAGGCAGCGTCCGGTGAGTTTGTCCCGATCGATATCGAGGCGGTGGTCGCGGCCAGGATTGGCCGGAAGAAGCCGCCGTTGAAGGTGTTGTGGGCCCGCTACCTCGAGAACCCCGTGAGTGGGACGGCACGGTTTTATGGGTATGACCGTTTCTGCGAGATCGTGGCCGAGCATGTGCGTGTCAATGATCTAACGAGCCCCATCACCCATGCGCCAGGGCGCACGATGCAGGTAGATTGGGCCGGGACACGGATGCAGCTGACGGATCCGATCACCCGGGACACGGCAAGTCTCGATGNNTTCGTGGCGTCGTTGCCGTATTCAGGGATGATCTTCGCCCACGGTTTCCTCGATGAGAAGATGGCGGCATGGTGCGACGCGCACCGGCGTGCGTTTGAGTACTTTGACGGGGTCTGCCAAGTCATCGTGCCCGACAACGCATCGACGGCATCGAACCAGATCAGCCGCTACGANAAAGCCAGGGACGTGAACCAGTCCTATGCCGCGTTCTTGGAGCATTACCAGTGCGCAGCCGCNCCGACCCGAGCCGCAGCACCGAAGGAGAAGGGCAACGTTGAGGCTGGTGTGAAGGTCGTGACGAATTGGGTCATTCACTATCTGGCTGACCGGCGCTTCACGGACCTTGATGAGTTAAACGAGGCCGTCGCCGAACAGGTGGAGGTCATCAATGACCGGACCCCGTTCCGTGGGGAGGCCCGCTCCCGCCGGGCATGGTTCCAAGAGATGGAGCATGCGGAGCTGATGGAGTTGCCGGCGCAACGGTGGCAACAGGTCCAGTGGCGCAAGGCCAAGGTCTCCAGNGACTGGCACGTACAGGTTGATACGGCCAAGTATTCCGTGCCGAACCAGCACGCCGGGCAAGTGTTGGATGTGCGGATTGTTGGTGAGCATGTCACGATCCTGGCCGGCGGGGACATCGTCGCCACCCACCAGCGTGCTACCCGGCGTAACAGCTTTGTCACCGACGACTCCCATGCCCCGGCCGGGTACGAGGACACCTCACTGTTGTGGACCAGAGCCTACTTCCTGCGGCAGGCGGCGAAGGTCGGCCCCTACACAGAGCAGGCATTGAGGCAGTTGTTGGACCGGTTGAAGATCGAGGCCCAGGGCTACCGATCTTGCATGAATATCTTGGGCCTGGGCAAGGGCAATAACCGCAGTCTGCTCGAGGCGGCCTGCCGGACCCTGTGCACCCAGGAGCCAGTTCGGCTGGTCAGCTACACGGCGCTCAAGCACCAGATCAGCGTGGAGCGGGCAGCCCATACCGGGCGCCCCTTAGTGCAGGACCCGCCAGCGCACGGGCCCGGCGCACCACCAGCCCCGGCGCTGGGTAGCCGGGAAACACGGGGAGCTCATCTGGGCGGGATCTCCCAGTTCAGTCTCGAGGCCTTGACCCGCACCACCGGTGCCGCGGACGGGAAGGAGGCCGGCCATGCTTGA
- a CDS encoding SRPBCC family protein, which produces MTARLYDLSSSWTFPNSQQEVWNVIADPDMAWPDWWPGCTLAKPLERTPVIGTSASELLLATTATLNFKASLGYTLSVSYHPTLVESPREVVFDAGGDLAGNGRVVLSTKDNGHTEMKIEWRVRPTSRWMTFLSPIARPAFTYAHAALMRRGETGLRDYLARQNNKK; this is translated from the coding sequence ATGACGGCTCGCCTATACGATCTCTCTTCCTCATGGACATTCCCCAACAGTCAGCAAGAAGTTTGGAACGTCATTGCTGATCCTGACATGGCCTGGCCAGATTGGTGGCCAGGGTGCACCCTGGCAAAACCACTGGAACGGACACCGGTTATCGGCACGTCAGCCAGTGAATTACTGCTTGCCACAACCGCCACTCTTAACTTCAAGGCATCGCTCGGATACACGCTGTCGGTCTCCTACCACCCGACTCTGGTCGAGAGTCCCCGAGAAGTGGTCTTTGACGCCGGAGGAGACCTGGCCGGAAACGGCCGCGTCGTCCTGTCAACAAAAGACAACGGCCACACGGAAATGAAGATTGAATGGCGGGTACGACCCACGAGCCGCTGGATGACATTCCTCAGCCCTATAGCAAGACCCGCCTTCACATACGCCCATGCAGCGCTGATGCGCCGAGGAGAAACCGGCCTCAGAGACTATTTGGCGCGGCAGAACAACAAGAAATAG
- a CDS encoding Panacea domain-containing protein, protein MKLXKLAYYSQAWHLVWEDKPLFGSKIQAWANGPVIYDLYNKHRGLFTVDEWVYGDATKLDPAESSTVDAVIKSYGIYNAHQLSEMTHREDPWKLARTGVAEGHRSEANITDASLHEYYHGLSA, encoded by the coding sequence ATGAAGCTCCANAAACTGGCGTACTACTCCCAAGCTTGGCACCTTGTCTGGGAAGACAAACCACTCTTTGGATCCAAAATTCAGGCATGGGCAAATGGCCCCGTAATTTACGATCTTTACAATAAACACCGAGGGCTATTCACTGTAGATGAATGGGTTTACGGTGACGCGACTAAGCTCGATCCTGCTGAATCTTCGACAGTCGATGCTGTTATCAAGTCGTACGGGATATATAACGCTCACCAGTTGAGTGAAATGACTCATCGTGAAGACCCTTGGAAGTTGGCGCGGACGGGCGTAGCCGAGGGCCACAGGAGCGAAGCTAACATTACTGATGCTTCCCTACACGAGTACTACCACGGCCTGTCGGCCTAG
- a CDS encoding acetyl-CoA carboxylase biotin carboxylase subunit family protein codes for MNILLCKYDTTDDLAEWILNAGHKVYLILDASGAARSLNQEILNRMEEIFYISSFDSIEQLASIAVDIKVREIKIDKIASFTEYSQYGAGFLCQMLGVSSYSIELASNTRDKRKMKYELNKAGLNVPKFYSIQNXQKAKITEIEQFVGYPLVIKPASGMATMLTARINNRRDLIXILXDYDSGPDIWADALIAEEFISGVEYHIDAVWRDGEPWFFTVGQYFVPRLSIQNSSTSLNGSFILDEEENLELYAELKKIQDTINKTFGISEGVTHLEVFREDQSGSLVXSEIATRFAGGVVXKTIGHAIGVDEKIVWIHELSGGAKKTXSFAAGKFRYVGFVNLAPSSSGTINGMPDPVRLASDPNVLEVVTARKVGDFVDITHPSVWCSLPILXADSQEELWSTANRIASEYSVTVS; via the coding sequence TTGAACATACTACTTTGCAAATACGACACAACTGACGACTTGGCCGAATGGATACTAAATGCTGGACATAAAGTATATTTAATTCTTGACGCATCCGGCGCCGCCAGGTCGCTAAATCAAGAAATCCTCAATCGCATGGAAGAAATATTTTACATTTCCTCCTTCGACTCAATCGAGCAACTCGCGTCAATTGCCGTGGATATAAAAGTGCGCGAAATTAAAATCGACAAAATTGCATCATTCACGGAATACAGTCAGTATGGGGCGGGATTTCTTTGCCAAATGCTAGGTGTCAGTTCTTACAGTATTGAATTAGCGTCCAATACTCGCGATAAGAGAAAGATGAAATATGAGTTAAACAAAGCAGGTCTTAATGTACCAAAGTTTTATTCAATACAAAATNCCCAAAAAGCAAAAATCACTGAGATTGAACAATTCGTCGGATACCCTCTAGTAATCAAACCCGCCAGTGGCATGGCGACGATGTTAACAGCGCGCATAAACAATAGACGAGATCTCATANGCATTTTANAAGATTATGATTCCGGCCCTGACATATGGGCTGACGCGTTAATTGCCGAAGAGTTCATCTCTGGTGTTGAATATCATATCGATGCAGTTTGGCGAGACGGAGAACCTTGGTTCTTCACCGTTGGACAATATTTTGTGCCACGGCTTAGCATCCAGAATAGCTCGACTTCCCTTAACGGATCATTCATCCTTGATGAGGAAGAAAACTTGGAACTCTATGCCGAGTTGAAGAAAATTCAGGACACAATTAACAAAACATTCGGCATTAGTGAGGGTGTCACACATCTGGAGGTATTTAGGGAAGATCAGTCTGGATCCTTGGTCNTTTCAGAAATTGCAACCCGATTTGCTGGCGGTGTAGTTNTTAAGACTATTGGTCATGCCATTGGTGTAGATGAAAAGATTGTCTGGATTCATGAACTCAGCGGAGGCGCAAAGAAGACCTNNTCCTTTGCAGCAGGAAAATTTCGATATGTCGGCTTCGTGAACCTAGCCCCTAGTAGCAGCGGCACCATCAATGGAATGCCCGATCCCGTAAGGCTGGCCAGCGATCCAAATGTCCTCGAAGTTGTTACTGCGCGCAAAGTCGGTGATTTTGTCGATATCACTCATCCGTCCGTTTGGTGTTCGCTACCGATTTTGNGTGCCGACAGCCAAGAAGAGCTGTGGTCAACCGCGAATAGAATCGCATCAGAATACTCGGTAACCGTTTCATGA